The proteins below are encoded in one region of Phaseolus vulgaris cultivar G19833 chromosome 1, P. vulgaris v2.0, whole genome shotgun sequence:
- the LOC137815527 gene encoding uncharacterized protein codes for MEKNYNQWCVQMRVLFDYHELWDVVKSGVSALADNANEAQRVAHRDQKKKDKKALYLIHQGMNDETFEHIEGATTASEAWIILSTNYKGDDMIKRVRLQTLRRQYELLQMEITKDVDVYINKVLALINQMKTNGETHSEQAKVEKILRSLNPKFEHVVATIE; via the coding sequence atggaaaaaaattacaatcagTGGTGTGTGCagatgagagttttgtttgattatcatgagttatgggatgtcgttaagagtggagtgtctgcattagCTGATAATGCAAATGAGGCACAACGAGTAGCGCATCGTGACCAAAAGAAGAAGGACAagaaggctttgtatctcatccatcaagggatgaatgatGAGACGTTTGAGCATatagaaggagcaacaactgcAAGTGAGGCTTGGAtcattttgtcaaccaattataaaggtgatgacatgatcaagagggtgcgtcttcaaaccttaagacgccaatatgaactGCTGCAGATGGAAATCACAAAGGATGTTgatgtatatataaataaagttcttgccttgataaatcagatgaagaccaatggtgaaacacattcggagcaggcaaaggtggagaagattttgagatctttaaATCCCaaatttgaacatgttgttgccaCAATTGAATAG